A DNA window from Xyrauchen texanus isolate HMW12.3.18 chromosome 6, RBS_HiC_50CHRs, whole genome shotgun sequence contains the following coding sequences:
- the LOC127645573 gene encoding apoptosis regulator Bcl-2-like isoform X2 yields the protein MAQESVYDNRSIVAKYIHHKLWKKGYVWEANAHDDSVSNGQRTGMQEDIRHDPCTALHNVLREAGDELERLYQSDFAEMSKQLHLTSLTAHQRFTAVIDELFRDGVNWGRIIAFFEFGGTVCVECVNKEMTAQVDNIAGWMTEYLNGPLYAWIQENGGWM from the coding sequence ATGGCACAGGAGAGTGTGTACGATAACCGCAGTATAGTGGCGAAGTACATCCACCACAAGCTATGGAAGAAGGGATACGTATGGGAAGCGAATGCCCATGATGACAGTGTCTCTAACGGACAGAGGACGGGGATGCAGGAGGACATCCGTCACGACCCGTGCACCGCTCTTCATAATGTGTTACGGGAGGCCGgggacgagctggagcgcttataTCAGTCGGACTTTGCGGAGATGTCCAAGCAGCTGCATCTCACGTCCCTCACGGCGCACCAGCGCTTCACCGCAGTCATAGACGAGCTGTTCAGGGACGGGGTGAACTGGGGCAGAATTATCGCGTTTTTCGAATTTGGAGGGACCGTTTGTGTGGAATGTGTGAATAAGGAGATGACAGCGCAGGTTGACAACATTGCGGGCTGGATGACGGAGTATCTTAACGGCCCGCTGTACGCCTGGATCCAGGAGAACGGAGGCTGG